AACATAAGGTCCTTACAGTAAAGTACCAGGTCCCTACGGTGAAGTATCAGTGGCAAGGGGGTCAATGATTCATCCATTCTCCTCAGCGTGGATATCACCTTCTTAAATAAGGCACAATTGCTGACCTCAGATGGCTGCTTCAGCCCACTTCTGCTTTACTGGTGACACAAATTTCAAGCCCTAAATGGCTACCCCACCCCTTCTGACACCTCTGGGAATTCAAGTGTGTAAGACATTTATAACATTATTGGCTGTAAACAGCTCATCTCTTGGGAAAGTTTTATTTGGTCACGAGTCCAAAACTGAAACATTTCCTGAGTTGCAGTGAGCAAATAAGTATTTCACAAtcaccattttattttgattcaaGTTAGTTTATGAAACTACAAAACTAGTATAATTTGTGAGCAGAGTGTCCTTCTAAATAAGTAGCATAATATAAACCAAACTCATTTGTATAAATACAATTAAGGCAATCCATCCAAAACATAGAGAACTTTTAACAACTGAAACCAAAGCCACAAAAAAACGAGGCAAGAAGGCCACTTTCACTTAGCCAAAAAAGGGTGTGGGGGGATGTTTgatatatttctcaaaaaatataactctcaaggATAATACCATATGTCTTATAAAATGGGATAAAAAAATCAGTACAACAAAAGGGATAAACGACCATTTCACAACAGGCCTACAtgccacaatattttaaaaaaccaacccTTTCATATGAAATTTCTGGAGCAAAGAAGTACCATCTAAAAAGCATTCTTGAATCATTGCAGCTTTTTAAAACTACTGGTTCCATTTTTGATTCCCTTTATTTAAAAGCCTCAGAAAATGTTCagagaaaaattaatttcaagcCTTCTATTTAATGAGCATCACTGCATGCACCAACGTGGAAGAACCAAAGCCAGTTCTAAAACAGTAAATCACAAATGAATGAAACTTTAATTCTTGATGGTTTTAGTCCTGATATTTTGTCCACAGGGTGGCAGTCTCACAGTATTAACTTGTTCATGGAGTCAACGCACAATTTCACAGTTCGAAAGCCACAGACATATGCAGGTATGCAATAAATTTACTAGCTGGCCAACCCTAAGAGTAAAAACTGCCAGTCCCCTGCAATAAAATCTGTACTTCATAaaacttctctatttcttttagaaatatttactttctgaaGTCGTAGATTTTTCCTTCAGTGTTATCTCTTGTATCTGATCCTTTCTATTCTGCTGCCACCAACCTATTTAGGGAGAGAGTAGAAGCAAGGAGAGATGTTAGGAGATTATTAATGGACTGCGGGAAGTCCTTGACCCTTGTCAAGGCCTAATGGAGTGGGAATAGGAAAGGGACAATGGAGATGGAGAGCACAAACATAATCCTTCTATCCTCCAGTTCAACTTGCACGTTACTACCAAATTCGTTTCATTAAAACATTCCTCGTATTACCAGAAATCTCTTTTCCTAACTAAACTCCTTAGCTCCAAATCCAAGAGGCTTCCAAAAAATCTCGTCAAGGGGCTTCGTAAAATAAACTTTGCTTTGCTTTAAATAGACCTTGCCACTTCttgattttcattcattcattcaaatgttTTCTGAATGTTTACCAGGTGCCAAGCCCTGCTTCAAGTCTGATGACACAGAGGGAAACAAGTCAAAGCCCCTGCTTCAAAGTTACACTCCTGACAGTACATTCTGTGAGCGAGAGGAGGATACGTCCCCAGACACTTCCAGCTCTCTGCAGGTAAGAGGTATCGTTCTTCCTAAGTATGAGCCATTGGAGTAACACTAGGCATCAGGAGGATAGTAAAAACACATTGTCCACTACAGACCCTAATCTATTTTCGCAGCCTTATTTCCCATTCCTATCCTACCTGCACCCTCAGCTCCATTAAAATATGCTAGTAACTGTTGGCGTGCCTCTGCTCCTGCTTGCTTCCTTTCAATGCCTTGTCCCCGTCCCTGTCTTTCCTAACCAGCCTTCAAAGCTTATCTCGAATGCTGCCTCCTACAAGAGGCCTTTCCTCATTCCCCTCACACAAACTCAGATATGGATTTTGAACACTATCAAACACTTATGACCCCTGGCTTAGTCCCCTCTGAGCATTTATCAAACTATGTATTGTATCATAATTATCTGCATACTTACCTAACCGCCTCCATCAGTTATTTAATGAGCACTTGCCACATTTGTGGAACTAACTAGGAGCTGAACTTTCCCCATTAAATTattccattattattttaatttttattttctagagagagggtctcaccctgttgcccaggctggagttcagtggtgcgatcacagctcactgcagcctcaacc
The Symphalangus syndactylus isolate Jambi chromosome 15, NHGRI_mSymSyn1-v2.1_pri, whole genome shotgun sequence DNA segment above includes these coding regions:
- the LOC134732648 gene encoding transmembrane protein 78-like; this translates as MNRFPSELFLLEYSSYSAGIPGWQSHSINLFMESTHNFTVRKPQTYAGAKPCFKSDDTEGNKSKPLLQSYTPDSTFCEREEDTSPDTSSSLQREGLTLLPRLEFSGAITAHCSLNPPGSSNPTTLAS